agagcggcacctacactgatatgactctcgtgaacggacggtacgacgaccacacacagcaatctcgacaagtgcactcactgatcttattacatacagccgatcaaggccaaatgcttctttacatgttgttaggcatacgtacgagcggttaaagttgcaccaacgcaacggaacaaaccgccttttgaggccctgcatgacgtacgcgcacatgcaaacacaacgcggctagcagacgacgcatggagcaatccacactaggcgcgcttcagccagtagccgccaggggGCGACTTCGCTCGATTTCGCGGCCAATAGGTGGTTGCGCACTAAAGCGAGAAAAAAGGTACCTGATTAACCATCAATGCAACAAATATGCATGATAATTTCGTGAACTATGCGCAAATATGCGTGAAGATTTCGGCGTCGCGTACACGCGAGAAACCCGGCGTCAGCGAACGTAAACATAACGCGGCCCTCGAAGCCCCGTCACATGCGCCGGGTCATGTGCtccggtcacatgcgtatctgTGCGCCGTTTTCTAACAATTGATGCTGTCTCGACCGtgggcttgttggcgatcagccgtttctaaaATGGCAAGCTGATCctttatcgaggtcgcttgtcatttcatgttgccgtgtttcattgttgcccggatatgaacgcatgagcgtcgttgttgcttgtagcaactgaactgttgcgctgctaagcgggtggatgaaggtccaattatCGGCATGGAGGAATGAAATAGTTTAGAGGGAGCgctgcgcaatgagaaagaaagaaagaaagaaagaaagaaagaagaagaaaagaaagaaagaaagaaagaaagaaagaaagaaagaaagaaagaaagaaagaaagaaagaaagaaagaaagaaagaaagaaagaaagaaagaaagaaagaaagaagtacgtcaTGAACGCTCACtcgaagcttcgcttgccctcatTTTCCGGTAGGTCAAGATCTCCTCAAATATTTTCCCAAGTCTGTGGTTTAATTGGTGCACCTCCTTGTTCGGTTCATTACCATAAAGTTCCGTTCAGTTCTGCAGTATCTTCACTGTTGCCGATGCGCCGATCAAGCAATGTCATAGAAAAGTCGATCCCGGAGATAACACAATGCGCGTCGCGTATGTACCGTTGTTGCCGTGGGTCCCGCGTCTTGCCTGATAGGCAGGTGATTGTGATATTGCTAATGGGTATGACACTTCTGCAATCGCCATATGCAACACCAGTGCATGCTACGCACTATATGACAATATAACTTCATGTGACAACTGTCCGCTTGCATTCGATCTCAATCTTTCACCTGCTGGCGACGCTACCCAGCCTTCTTACAAGCGCCTAACCTAATTTACGCGTTATATCATAGATTGTCCTACGTCGAGATACGCAGAAAAAACACTTCCACTCCTTCATCCCTCCACTCCTTCATAGTGCTCTACCAGTACGATCACCTGCACAATCGCCATATGTAACAGCACCGCAGGCAGTTGCGATAGTGCTGTACCGTTACGATCACCTGCACAATCGCCATGTGTAACAGCACCGCAGGCAGTTGCGATAGTGCTTTACCGGTACGATCACCTGCACAATCGCCATGTGTAACAGCACCGCACGCAGTTGCGATAGTGCTCTGCCGGTACGATCACCTGCACAATCGCCATATGTAACAGCACCGCAGGCAGTTGCGATAGTGCTCTACCGGTACGATCACCTGCACAATCGCCATATGTAACAAAACCGCATGCTGCCCACTATGTGACAGTATCGCACTGATTGACAATAGCTCGCTTGCAATCGCTTTCGATCGCTTTCAACTGTTGGCGAGAGTGACGCTATGtagttttttaaaggcgaaagccttagacgcctcatcaaacgcgaaaattgaccggcgtcccgcgtcggcggcgtcggcgccagcacgaatgatgcaaaaactcatcacgtgatcacgtcaccaggtgacatcatcatgactcCACAGATCACCAAATGTTTTACGTCgatgtgacgtcattattacgCCATCATCATGTTCCATtacttgacgtcacatgatgacgtcatcacataacatcgtcgcttggtcaaatgtgggccgatcacggaggcattgcaaaaccaagtgaggtgcacatagagtttcttacaataatacctagaggggaatctggcgctagtgtctacgcgggctccttgagtggcgcttcaaccaccatgagaatgatggaaAGTACATGTTTCGGATTTgtttcggatggattaggttcttgagattcgcgacgctcgttttccgagtgtaaaacaaagcgatataaagttatttccaattaaagctTGCTTCGTTCTTTTgtgcgtaaaacttattgcaaaaagtttgcgtgaccgtgagatgaaactgaaacctggacaaattcaaccaccagggtatacATTGCTctacaattgtgttccagatttggcatcacaatataatgaattattttctttacaacacttaaaacaaacgcgcttgtctttccctcgaatgtacgcattatctatttatggaaataacagtaccgtagtgagtgagaaacacttaacgtatcatctgctgcgatgccagatgcgtctgttcaagtggcctgtccccaacgcatctctcgttttgttgttaagtcgagtcagaggagcgcgacggtgcgtctacttagcttcgacgtcgttttgcagtcgatttgaaagagttttgacaagtagcgcttatcacaaaacgtgaactctatgcaatttcctgcactggcatgggacgctacatctatgcacagcggtgagtgcacgacgctttgctaaagctttcaaatacaacctgtagagctgcaacgtggcagcaaaccaagaaacctagcggtcttcagcctctttgaacaacaaaggccgCCGACGagtgcttgagtgctttgcaacgcaccccactgcccacgcctcgcaaagaacgaaacaaactgtagaaaaagatccgtagacagttcgctagctaacgaaatccaatccgaagcctgtacttcccatcattcccatggtagttgaacgatcgcagcgccggtttcctctctaggttattgtatgaaactctatggaggtgcagaaagcttagaacgcctgcgatcctggagacagtgcaaaagcacgttaggagCGGGAAGCTTCCGGtgagtggcggggcaggatcaatacatcgactgagaagaaaaatgagatggcttcaccttcgagtcgtcttaggtgaatgcataagggactgtgatttttaaatgcgaagaatctTATGgaggagttcaaaccggtggtgtgcggcgtgaccacccttactgcgcatgcgcaacccctctccacacacctcctctccactacccctctctcttctccctctctccactacccctctgaaacgcgggctcgacatgccgaaacactgcttcgcatcgcctcatcgtcccctttagcgggatatggtgcgATTTTTTTACAAGCGCCTAGCCTAATTTCGGGCTTACAGGTTTGTTTTGACTTGTCTTACGTCAAGCTACTAAAGCCCTTCACATTCCCGTCACCACCCTCCCTCTCTAGCCAACTAGATACAGTGAAAGATTCGGCAATGTTTTTTGCAGCTTTTCATCAGTGGACAGTATTACGGTCTCCCATGTCGTTTCTGAAGGGCTGGCAGAAGCTGTCTGGGTGGGGGAAGGTCATCGCATTCCCAGAAGTTGATTTTGGTTTGCTATGGCATTTTTATCGCAATATTTGCATATTGAGTCAACCTTTTCACCAGTGAATAACGCTAAGCGATGGGGAGTGGTAAGGATGTTAGTTTGTATTCGGCAGAGCATAGTGGCCTGCGCTCCCGTGAGGTTGTTGTGTGGTATGGGGTATAATCTCCAGCCATCTTTGTACATATTTGTAAGTTCGTTGTAGCAGGACCTCTCCTATCGAGGGGTCCGGTTCCAAGGAAAGCGCGACCCGGATTGCTAACCTTCGTGTCACTATATGCGCTTCCTCGTTACCGGGGTTTCCCGAGTGCAGAGGATCCTTATAATAGGACAGTTCAGGTAACGCTTTGTTAGCACAAAGTGGCCGATCTTTCATGAAATCGTCACTGTGCATTTCATTCATGCATCATTGTCTGTTTTGAACACCATGGGTATATCAACACGGCAGAGTTGATCAAAATAGCACTAAGATGTTACAGTAATTCGTCAATGGGCTCCAAATGCTTTTATTAGTCTTCAGTGGCGTATAGCTATATATAGGGAACTGGCAATGCCTGGTAACACACCAACAAACATGCAACACCGTCGTACGAAACCTTAATAAGCAAGTAGTTTCCATTTTGCCTCGATCAAAGGAATGCTATCATGGCTATTAGCACGACCGAACAGCGAGGTGACATTGTAAATGACATGACTTCAACGCTTTCAAACGAACTTTGAATATGATCTTCTGTAATACATGGTCATGAAAATCTAGACGGAAACGAAACATAACTGCGTTTCGAGCCTAATCGTCTCAGTCGCAGCCACTGCGCTCACGCAGCTACGAGGCCTTCTGGCTTCGTGACTATACTTCGTCTAGCATAGACATCAGCACGGGCGACATTCCGCGCACCGTCAGGAACGCCGAAGACGCATCGCCGCCTTTTCGCAACCACTGCTGCGCCATTAAGGCAGAGTGCCGACTTCTGCAGCTGCCGAAGCCTTTCATGTGCACCAGGGCGACCCCTGCCTCGCGCGCCAGCCGCCCAGTGACCAGGGGCCCGTCACTTTGGTTCATGGCGACGTCGGCGAAAGACCGCTGCATTTGCGCGAAGACTTCGGACTTGGCCATGTAGGCGCAGTCTTCCAGGTGCGTCCGGTCAGGCGACAAGAGGCCGTACATGAGGACAGTGCCGTTGGACGAGGGTAGGCTCTCCACAGCGTCCAGCACTGCCGGCACGTTCACGTACGTGTCGTCTGTAACGCGCAGCACGAAACTCGAATGGGACACGTGCGTAGGGACCCATTCTACGAGCAGCGCGGACATCGACCACGTGGGCTCGGGTGATGCGGCGATTCTCGCCTGGACCACGATGTCCTtggtgagccggtactcggcctgCACGGCGTTGACACACCGCATGCCTGGATTAGGTGCTCGGCGAAGCAGGGAACGTTCAGcacagaaatttgggctagttggtgggaaGCAACAATCACACAAGAACGAGACACGTAAATACCAGCCCTGTTTACATGTCTCTCCCTTGTGTCATTGTTGCTTTGAGCTGTTAAGATGTCTAAAGTAAACAGAGAACGGCCTGTATGAACCTGGCGCAGGGCTGGGCTGTGTCGCAATACTCTTGCATCGCGATAGTATCTTAGGAATATCTTTGACTATCTGTACTTCTtaatcgagatacatttgaaaaatgtatttgtatctctgtAGTGAAacacttttacgatgtatcgattTTATCGCGATACTGTGCAGGACATGGGCATCTCGTTACTTTTTTATCGGAAAAGACCTGAAAGAGTTTCTAAATTGGGCAAGGAACGTTTTTTGTGGTAAGCCTAGCAAAGGCGCGCCGTCGGTCGGCGACACACACAGGGAAGGCCGCGAAGAGTTCCTCGCACGCACGGAATGACCCACGTAAAAGCACAAGGGTTTCTGTACCTAAATGACCCCAGAAGAGATATCGCTATGCTGCAGGACTTTCCTGCCATGAAGGCGGCATGCTCGTCTGCAGCAGTAGAGAGGCTTTTGTCGTTCGCGACTCTTAtgttgaggccgaaccgacgctgtctagaaggtaGCCTACTTGGGATGCTGTTTTTACTTAAGAGCCAATAATGCAACCATATTTTCACGCGAAATATCCTGCAACATTATTCACGATATTCTTCTGTATACCAACGCCTCCTTAAAAAACTAGGAGGCGTTGGCTGTACTTAATAAATGTGTTTTGCACACATCCCCGTAAGAAAAACTATTGAAGTATCTCTATTTTGGCACCTGCATTCCTCTATATGCAATGCGGgacacttttttcttcttttcgcgaaatCTCCAAAACATCGCGCTACGTCAAAGACAAATGTTTcgcagtatctgtattttaggcttccagcacgtgtgtttcgatatctgtattctggAATACTTCTGTgaatatctctgcccagccctgacatgGCGGCAGCAGGACAACGGGACGCAATGCAGATGCATGGTAGTGAGTTACATGCTTGAGCAGTGTCACGAAGGACCAGTCGTCCACACGGCGTACAAGCGTTTTTCCATTTCCCTAAACCCGGACCACAAACATCAGGCAGTTACAATTATCAGGCGCATTTCGTTGTAGGCACGTAAAACGGTCACTGGGTAGAAATGAATCCAACGGCCGCCTCGACAGCTGTAATGAAGCGTGCGCAATGCATAATGACTATGCATAAGGAATCAACCGCACGCGAATAAAGTGaaaattttcatcaaaattatgACTTATCCTTCCTGTGCCTCGTACCATACAGTTACCTCAGTTTCTACAGAGctcactcctcccccccccctctctctctcccctctatTCTTGGTGGCATCGTCTGGGTGGCCCTTCCCTTCCCTGTTAAAAAATTGGAAAGCAACGCATCCGAGTCTTTCCATATTTTATTAGACATAGTGGAGTTGTTTTATCTATTGCGAaagcaattaaatggacactcCCGGCGCATTTTTGTCGTCGCTgtcgccgtgatgttctgtaTTAAGTCCAAATCGCGCATCATTGTTCTATGTGGGAGTGAAACCATGCGAGCGCAGCCGATGAACGCGGCTCAAGTGGAAAGCAGACGCACTGGCAGTCTTTCCTAGCGCGAAAGGCAcaggaagaggggagggggggaactGCATGGTTCCGGCAGATTCGGCACTTTTCTTGACCAAGCGCGGCCGCGCGCACGCTTTATCTTGCTCGCGCCTTTTGTGCGTGCTGTTCTCACCGCTCGGTTTGCGATGAAGTGACAGAGAGCACGCAGGCCGCTCCTACCCTTCGTGTCCCAAATGCCCACGCACGTACACAAACGTGCAGCACGCCCTTTTATAATACCCCGCAGCCCTACGGTCCCCTCACTATCCTAACCCTCCACCTCCCCACTGGCGGGTGTGGTTGGCGTCGGCCGCCTTCGCCGACCAGCTGGCCATGGTCCTCCTGGCGGATGAATATCTATAGGTCTTAGTCTGACCTCTATTAaagtcctctctctctctctctctctctctcgctttgctAGCCACAATGACCGCGTCTACTGACAGCGGCGTTTTGTTGACTTATGCCGGGTTTGATGATAAAGCAGTtggctgccagccttactttcatgtaacattccaatttattgctatcgcattaattccttcgcccttgtggcaaaCCCGGGAGATTTTTTCTAAGAAGACGCGGGGGGAATTGGTTAGGGTTAGGCGGGGTGACGGTAAAGAACTGTATATGATGGTGCCGACAGAACAAACCTTGAGGGCGTAGTGCTGCTTCGAGCGTGGCACCGCGCTCATAAAGAAGACAACGCGGTAGCTGCAGTTGCAGCGGAAATCCAGGTGCCCCCAGGTGGCCCGGATGGCGTCCCGCTGCGCCCTCCGCCCGGGTTCCGAGGTGACGAGCACGGTGAGCCTCGGGCACCGATTCCAGATGGCGTACGTGTCCATCAGCAGGTCCGGGTACTCGAGCAGCACCTCGCGCGCCCCGTCGGAAACCGCGCGCCACACCAGACCCGACGGGGCCGACGACGAGCAGTTGACGCAGCTGATGAACTCGGCCATCGGATTTCCGTGCGAGTCTCGCACTGCGACTGAGGACACGTGGTCAGAGCATTGCATACGCCCTCAAGAAAACCGAACACGACGAAAAGAAGCATGTACAGTGCGGTGCACTGTTAATTAaggcgcgccctctctccccatagagagagggcgcggcgccgcgtcaaaaagacACGCGTTGACGCGcagcaacgcgtacgtgtggtcgggcctttagagggaacacgcgatcaCGTGGCCGGCGGCCCGCATGgcgcaaactggcggcgagattcgtaaacgcggcgcacgcgcataaaggcgt
Above is a window of Rhipicephalus sanguineus isolate Rsan-2018 chromosome 3, BIME_Rsan_1.4, whole genome shotgun sequence DNA encoding:
- the LOC119385779 gene encoding lactosylceramide 1,3-N-acetyl-beta-D-glucosaminyltransferase A — encoded protein: MAEFISCVNCSSSAPSGLVWRAVSDGAREVLLEYPDLLMDTYAIWNRCPRLTVLVTSEPGRRAQRDAIRATWGHLDFRCNCSYRVVFFMSAVPRSKQHYALKAEYRLTKDIVVQARIAASPEPTWSMSALLVEWVPTHVSHSSFVLRVTDDTYVNVPAVLDAVESLPSSNGTVLMYGLLSPDRTHLEDCAYMAKSEVFAQMQRSFADVAMNQSDGPLVTGRLAREAGVALVHMKGFGSCRSRHSALMAQQWLRKGGDASSAFLTVRGMSPVLMSMLDEV